A single region of the Arthrobacter sp. zg-Y820 genome encodes:
- the ispG gene encoding flavodoxin-dependent (E)-4-hydroxy-3-methylbut-2-enyl-diphosphate synthase, with the protein MTSVNLGMPAAPPPTLAPRRKTRQIKVGSVGVGSDFPISVQSMTTTPTTDINATLQQIAELTASGCDIVRVACPSADDAAALPIIAKKSQIPVIADIHFQPKYVFAAIEAGCAAVRVNPGNIRKFDDQIKEIAQAAKDHGTSIRIGVNAGSLDPRLLAKYGKATPEALVESAVWEASLFEEHDFHDFKISVKHNDPVVMVRAYELLAERGDWPLHLGVTEAGPAFQGTIKSATAFGALLAKGIGDTIRVSLSAPPVEEIKVGNQILQSLNLRPRKLEIVSCPSCGRAQVDVYTLAEQVTAGLEGMDVPLRVAVMGCVVNGPGEAREADLGVASGNGKGQIFVKGEVIKTVPEDQIVETLIEEAMKIAESMGESDGENAGTGGPMVTVG; encoded by the coding sequence TTGACCTCGGTCAACCTTGGAATGCCAGCAGCACCGCCGCCCACCCTTGCACCGCGGCGCAAAACCCGCCAGATCAAAGTGGGGTCAGTGGGGGTTGGATCCGATTTCCCCATCAGCGTCCAGTCCATGACGACCACGCCCACCACGGACATCAACGCCACCCTGCAGCAGATTGCCGAGCTGACGGCCTCCGGCTGCGACATTGTCCGGGTGGCCTGCCCCAGTGCCGATGACGCAGCAGCGCTGCCGATCATCGCCAAGAAGTCGCAGATCCCCGTGATCGCTGACATCCACTTCCAGCCGAAGTACGTCTTCGCCGCTATTGAGGCCGGCTGCGCCGCGGTCCGGGTGAACCCGGGCAACATCCGGAAGTTCGACGACCAGATCAAGGAAATCGCGCAGGCCGCCAAGGACCACGGCACCTCCATCCGGATCGGCGTCAACGCCGGGTCGCTGGATCCGCGCCTGCTCGCCAAATACGGCAAGGCCACCCCCGAGGCCCTGGTGGAATCCGCTGTCTGGGAAGCGTCCCTGTTCGAGGAACACGACTTCCATGACTTCAAGATCTCCGTGAAGCACAACGACCCCGTGGTCATGGTCCGCGCCTACGAGCTCCTCGCCGAACGCGGGGACTGGCCGCTGCACCTGGGCGTCACCGAAGCCGGTCCGGCGTTCCAGGGGACCATCAAGTCCGCCACCGCCTTCGGTGCGCTGCTGGCGAAGGGCATCGGCGATACCATCCGCGTCTCGCTGTCCGCTCCTCCCGTGGAGGAAATCAAGGTGGGCAACCAGATCCTGCAGTCGCTGAACCTGCGGCCGCGCAAGCTGGAAATTGTGTCCTGCCCCTCCTGCGGCCGCGCGCAGGTTGACGTGTACACTCTCGCAGAGCAGGTAACCGCCGGGCTCGAAGGCATGGACGTTCCGCTTCGCGTCGCCGTCATGGGCTGCGTCGTCAACGGACCCGGTGAAGCCCGTGAAGCTGACCTCGGCGTGGCCTCCGGCAACGGCAAAGGCCAGATCTTTGTGAAGGGAGAGGTCATTAAGACTGTTCCCGAAGACCAGATCGTTGAGACCCTCATTGAAGAGGCTATGAAGATCGCAGAAAGTATGGGGGAGTCCGATGGCGAAAATGCTGGCACGGGTGGCCCCATGGTTACTGTCGGCTAG
- a CDS encoding GNAT family N-acetyltransferase has protein sequence MAKMLARVAPWLLSARTGATSRSGQDVRGGHSGTLRVLDAEDTAALWALAEADPVANIFLLSQLETTRSAAPTPAGGRVVGVFDGGELTAACWAGVNVVPVGVTADTGPEIGAYLARSGRRYSSIFGPAEAVLSIWSQLQYSSPQPFDVRSDQPLLQMTGVSQVQPAPGLRYAQPSELDVLLPACAAMFEEEVGYSPVSGGSHHYRQRVKSLIARQQSLVDFDASGQVVFKAELGTVSSSAVQIQGVWMNPAYRGRGLSAPYMSAVVEAARQVAPVVSLYVNSYNAPARATYETVGFEQVGTFATILF, from the coding sequence ATGGCGAAAATGCTGGCACGGGTGGCCCCATGGTTACTGTCGGCTAGGACCGGCGCCACTTCACGCAGCGGGCAGGATGTCCGCGGCGGCCATTCCGGGACGCTCCGCGTCCTGGACGCGGAAGACACGGCTGCCCTCTGGGCCCTGGCCGAGGCTGACCCGGTTGCCAATATCTTCCTGCTCTCCCAGCTCGAGACGACCCGCAGCGCTGCGCCCACGCCGGCCGGCGGGCGGGTCGTCGGCGTTTTCGACGGCGGGGAACTCACCGCCGCCTGCTGGGCCGGGGTCAATGTGGTGCCCGTGGGCGTCACGGCGGACACCGGCCCGGAAATCGGCGCTTACCTGGCACGGTCCGGACGCCGCTACTCGTCCATTTTCGGACCCGCCGAGGCAGTGCTGTCCATCTGGTCCCAGCTGCAGTACTCCAGCCCCCAGCCCTTTGACGTGCGCAGCGACCAGCCGCTGCTGCAGATGACCGGGGTTTCTCAGGTGCAGCCGGCTCCCGGGCTGCGTTACGCCCAGCCCTCGGAACTCGACGTCCTGCTGCCCGCCTGCGCCGCCATGTTCGAGGAGGAGGTGGGGTACTCGCCCGTCTCGGGCGGCAGCCACCACTACCGGCAGCGGGTCAAATCCCTGATCGCCCGGCAGCAGTCCCTGGTGGACTTCGACGCCTCCGGCCAGGTGGTGTTCAAGGCCGAGCTCGGCACCGTTTCCAGCAGCGCCGTCCAGATCCAGGGCGTCTGGATGAACCCGGCGTACCGCGGCCGCGGCCTCAGCGCCCCGTACATGTCAGCCGTAGTGGAGGCTGCCCGGCAGGTTGCCCCGGTGGTCAGCCTGTACGTCAATTCCTACAACGCCCCGGCGCGGGCCACCTACGAAACCGTGGGCTTCGAGCAGGTGGGCACCTTCGCCACCATCCTGTTCTGA
- a CDS encoding YciI family protein gives MSIFAVEYVYDADSASIRDEHRPTHRQWLSGLVDQGRLLASGPFTDGAGALLIFTAEDEVDLSNLLMQDPFAAVGAISGMKTTEWEPAVGAFAHLV, from the coding sequence ATGAGTATTTTTGCAGTTGAGTACGTGTACGACGCCGATTCCGCCTCCATCCGTGATGAGCACCGCCCCACCCACCGCCAGTGGCTGTCCGGCCTGGTGGACCAGGGACGCCTGCTGGCCTCGGGTCCGTTTACTGACGGCGCCGGCGCGCTGCTGATTTTCACCGCCGAGGACGAAGTTGATCTTTCCAACCTCCTCATGCAGGATCCCTTCGCCGCCGTGGGCGCCATTTCGGGCATGAAGACCACCGAATGGGAGCCGGCAGTGGGCGCCTTCGCCCATCTCGTCTAA
- a CDS encoding proline--tRNA ligase, whose translation MVLRLSTLFLRTLREDPSDADVASHRLLVRAGYIRRAAPGIYSWLPLGLRVLGKVETIIREEMAAIGAQEVHFPALLPREPYEATNRWTEYGDNLFRLQDRKGNDYLLAPTHEEMFALLVKDLYNSYKDLPVSLFQIQNKYRDEARPRAGLLRGREFIMKDSYSFDIDDDGLEASYQAHRGAYLRIFERLGLEIVVVSAVSGAMGGSKSEEFLHPTPVGEDTYVRSAGGYAANVEAVSTVPPAEIDFAGAPEAKVVDTPDTPTIDTLVADVNARFARESGEWTAADTLKNVVLAVTLPTGERRIVVVGVPGDRAVDLKRIEANIAAHVEIGGELEVDAATDEDIKKHPGLVKGYIGPGLSVDEPVLGTESATGLLYLVDPRVVSGTSWITGANAPGKHVIGLVAGRDFTWDGVIEAVEVREGDEAPDGSGPLEAARGIEMGHIFQLGRKYAEALGVKVLDKNGKLVTVTMGSYGVGVTRAVAALAESNHDEKGIVWPRAVAPADVHVVATGRGEEIFAAAAKLSEDLEAAGLEVIYDDRPKVSPGVKFGDAELIGVPTILVVGRGLADGVVEVKDRASGVAENVPVAEAVEYVRGAAAL comes from the coding sequence GTGGTCCTTCGACTCTCCACTCTTTTCCTGCGCACTTTGCGCGAAGACCCCTCCGACGCCGACGTCGCCAGCCACCGCCTGCTGGTGCGTGCCGGGTACATCCGCCGTGCCGCCCCCGGGATCTATTCCTGGCTGCCCCTGGGGCTGCGCGTCCTGGGCAAGGTCGAGACCATTATCCGCGAGGAAATGGCAGCCATCGGCGCCCAGGAAGTGCACTTCCCGGCCCTGCTGCCGCGTGAACCCTACGAGGCCACCAACCGCTGGACCGAGTACGGCGACAACCTGTTCCGCCTGCAGGACCGCAAGGGCAACGACTACCTGCTGGCCCCCACGCACGAGGAAATGTTCGCGCTGCTGGTCAAGGACCTGTACAACTCGTACAAGGACCTGCCGGTCTCGCTGTTCCAGATCCAGAACAAGTACCGCGACGAGGCCCGGCCGCGCGCCGGCCTGCTGCGCGGCCGCGAATTCATCATGAAGGACTCCTACTCCTTCGACATCGACGACGACGGCCTGGAGGCCAGCTACCAGGCGCACCGCGGCGCCTACCTGCGCATCTTCGAGCGCCTCGGCCTGGAGATCGTTGTGGTATCGGCAGTCTCCGGCGCCATGGGCGGCTCCAAGAGCGAAGAGTTCCTGCATCCGACGCCGGTCGGCGAGGACACTTACGTGCGTTCCGCCGGCGGTTATGCGGCCAATGTGGAAGCCGTCAGCACCGTTCCGCCCGCCGAGATCGACTTCGCCGGCGCTCCCGAAGCGAAGGTCGTGGACACCCCGGACACCCCGACGATCGACACCCTGGTCGCCGACGTCAATGCCCGCTTTGCCCGCGAATCCGGGGAATGGACCGCCGCTGACACGCTGAAGAACGTCGTCCTGGCCGTCACGCTGCCCACCGGCGAACGCCGGATCGTCGTCGTCGGCGTTCCCGGCGACCGCGCCGTGGACCTCAAGCGCATCGAAGCCAACATCGCCGCCCACGTGGAGATCGGCGGCGAACTGGAAGTCGACGCCGCCACCGACGAAGACATCAAGAAGCACCCCGGCCTGGTCAAGGGCTACATTGGCCCGGGCCTGTCCGTTGACGAGCCGGTGCTGGGCACCGAATCCGCCACCGGCCTGCTGTACCTGGTGGACCCCCGCGTGGTCTCCGGCACCAGCTGGATCACCGGTGCGAACGCCCCGGGCAAACACGTGATCGGCCTCGTTGCCGGCCGCGACTTCACCTGGGACGGCGTCATTGAAGCCGTCGAGGTGCGCGAGGGCGACGAAGCTCCGGACGGATCCGGTCCGCTCGAAGCCGCCCGCGGCATCGAAATGGGCCACATCTTCCAGCTTGGCCGCAAGTACGCCGAGGCCCTGGGCGTGAAGGTCCTGGACAAGAACGGCAAGCTCGTCACGGTGACCATGGGCTCCTACGGCGTGGGCGTCACCCGCGCGGTCGCGGCGCTGGCCGAGTCCAACCACGACGAGAAGGGCATTGTCTGGCCGCGCGCCGTCGCCCCGGCCGATGTCCACGTGGTGGCCACCGGCCGCGGCGAGGAGATCTTCGCAGCGGCAGCCAAGCTGTCCGAGGACCTCGAAGCCGCCGGACTGGAAGTCATCTATGACGACCGTCCCAAGGTCTCACCCGGCGTGAAGTTCGGCGACGCCGAGCTCATCGGCGTGCCGACGATCCTCGTGGTCGGCCGCGGCCTGGCCGACGGCGTCGTCGAGGTCAAGGACCGCGCCAGCGGCGTTGCCGAAAACGTGCCGGTGGCGGAAGCGGTGGAGTACGTGCGCGGCGCAGCAGCGCTGTAG